The genomic DNA TGGCCGCCTTCATTCTCATCACTGGGTACATCTACTACCGTAACCAAAATGACTTCCGGTTCCGGAACCTGTTCATCCTGGTGTCGCTCGTCGGTGCCCTCGTAATCGCGCTCCAAGCCGGACGGATCAACGAACAGCGCAGTAGTGACAGTCAAACTGGTCAGACCGTGCAGATCCTAAAGAGCATCGCCAAGCAAAAGCACGTCCCGATTAACCAGGTCTACTCTAGTAGTAATGCGCTAAGCGATGGGATGACCATCAAGGTCGGTAAGCACTTCTACGTGTTAAACTTTAATAACGATAAAACCAACTATAGTATGAAAGAAACTCGCCTCGTTAGTCACCCGAAGTACATCACGAAGGGCCAGTTTAAATTCGGGGGCGGAGATAACAACGGTGTCGATTACGGCACGATTGCCCTGAAGTTCATCGTCGGGTTCATCATGATTGTGTTACAAATCAACCTCTCCGGGAAGGGAAACCTCGCGCCGTCTAACGCCCTGGATCAACTACAAAACTACATTCTCGGGGGAATCATTGGTGGGGTCATCTACAACTCACAGATTACGGTGCTCCAATTCGTCGCCATCCTCTTAATCTGGTCGGTCATCGTCTTTGCGATTAAGTTCTTTACCAGCCAGAGTAACATCCTCGACAGCATCGTCAACGGGACGCCCCAGGTTCTCATTCAAGACGGGAAGGTGAACGTCCGGCGCGCCCTAAAAAATGGCATCAACGCCAACGAACTGTCGTTTAAACTCCGGACCGACGGCATTAATGACATTAGTAACGTGAAAACCGCAACGTTGGAACAAAATGGTCAGTTGACGGCTACCACCTACAATGACGATAGCGTGAACTACCCGATTATCACCGATGGTCAAATTGATCTGACGACCTTGAAACACCTCAAGCTAACTACGGATGACGTTAACAAGCTGTTAAAAGACCAGCACGTCACGTTAAAAAACGTGTACCTGGGACAGTTTGAAAACGGGAAGTTAAACCTCGTTCTCTACCCACAAAACGAACGCATTACCAGCAAATTTAAACCCTAAGTCAAGCTCCCGAAGCCAAATTCGGGAGCTTTTTCAATTTGGTCCTTTACTAATTTACCCTAATCGATTACAATATATTTGTTACAAAATTATAAACTTTACAAAAGGACTGACTTATTTATGGCTAACCAAGCAAAAATGTCGCTTGCCCAAAAAATCAACGTCTTACGGGCGAGTGTGATGGGCGCTAACGATGGCATCCTCTCGATTGCCGGGATCGTTCTCGGGGTCGCCGGCGCTTCCACCAGTAACTGGGCCATCCTGATTTCCGGGCTGGCCGGGATGCTCGCTGGAACCGTCTCGATGTCAATGGGTGAATACGTTTCCGTCAACAGCCAAAAAGATTCGGAACGCCAGGCCATTACGACCGTGCGCACCGCGCTGCAAACGAACTACCAAGCCGAATTCGATTACGTCGAACATAAATACCGCCAAACCGGAATGAACGCTACCCTTGCCCACCAAGCGACCAGCGAAATGATGGCTGATGATCCGCTGACCACCGTGGTCCGGGAACGCTATTCCTTTGACCCAAGCAAGTTCACGAGCCCCTACGCGGCCGCCGTGGCCTCCCTGATCTCCTTTCCCCTGGGTTCCTTGCTACCCCTGATCTCCATCTTTGTGGGACCCGCCCGTTGGCACATTTTGACCACCTTTAGCGCGGTCATCATCGCCCTTGCCATCACCGGCTACCTGGCTGCCATTCTGAGTAAGGCGAACCGGGTTCGGGCCGTGCTCCGCAACGTCATTTCAGGCATTGTCACCATGTCCGTCACCTACCTAATCGGCGCCCTCGTTGGACTCGTCGCCTAAGTTATCGTTATCAAAGGAGGAACCTCTCATGAAGCACCCAGTAAAAGCAAAATCCAAGCAATCGATGGACGAAAAGTTAAATAACCTGCGGGCGGGCGTCCTCGGCTCCAACGACGGGATTTTAACCGTCGTCGGCGTGCTGTTCTCCGTCGGCGTGGCCACCACCAATCCCTTTACCATTTTCATCGCGGGGCTGTCCGACCTGCTCGCCTGTGCCTTCTCGATGGCCGGTGGGGAGTACGCCTCCGTTAGTTCCCAGCGTGACACCGAGGAATCCGCGGTGGCCGCAGAACAACGCCTGCTAACGACTGACTACGCTGGTCAACGCCAGGACGTGATTGACTACTACCAAAGTCGGGGCATTTCCGCCACAACGGCCCAGGAAATCGCCGATGACCTGTTACAAAAGAACCCCTTGCAAACGCTCGTCGCCGTTAAGTATGACCTTCAGCTCGGAAAGTACATGAATCCCTGGTCGGCCGCCGGTTCCTCGCTGGTTTCAGCTGCCGCAGGGGGCACCCTCCCGCTACTTGCCATGACCATGTTACCCCAGGAGCTCAAATGGAGTGGGACAATCGTTGCCGTCATCATCGCAGTGGCTCTGACCGGTTTTTGCAGTGCTAAACTTGGGAACGGACTAGTGAAGATTGCCATCATTCGAAACGTGATCGTCGGGATCCTCACGATGTTCATTCACTACTTCGTCGGAATCATGCTCGATCACTTTATCTAACCTCCGTGTAAGCCTTTCCAAAATCCGAATTTTTTGGCAATGCCCAGCCTTTTTCATCCGTGAAACACTAATAAAATCCCCCTATCGCGCCGTTTTGCCTTGCCGTTTATTTGACAAGCCAAACAGGAACTTGTTATGTTAGATAGAGGGTTTTTTATTTTTACTTAAATTGACCCACGAATAGAAAGGAGAAGTTCTGTGACAGAAAATAACGAAAAGATCAAAGTTGATCACTTGACCAAAATCTTTGGTCCGCATATTAATAAAGCACAAGAGCTTTTATCTGAAGGAAAAAGCAAAGAAGAAATCTTAGCCAAGACCGGGAGTACGGTCGGAGTCGATAACGCTAACTTTACAATTAATGACAACGAAATTTTTGTCATCATGGGACTCTCTGGCTCTGGGAAATCAACCATGCTCCGGATGTTTAACCGGCTGATTGAACCCACGTTGGGAACTATCTACGTTGATGGTGAAAACATCATGCAACTCGATAAAAAGGGGTTGCTCGAATTACGCCGGAAAAAGATGAGCATGGTGTTCCAAAACTTTGCCCTCTTACCCGACCGGACCATCTTAGAAAACGCGGCCTTCGGACTCGAAGTGCAGGGCGTGGCGAAGGAAGAACGGGAAACTAAGGCCCACGAATCGCTCGAAATGGTTGGGTTAAAGGGTTACGATCACCAACTACCTAGCGAACTCTCCGGTGGAATGCAACAACGGGTTGGCTTAGCCCGGGCCATCACGAATGACCCGGACATCCTCCTCATGGACGAAGCCTTCTCCGCCCTGGATCCGTTGAACCGGCGCGACATGCAGGACGAACTGATCGACTTGCA from Fructilactobacillus ixorae includes the following:
- a CDS encoding DUF3290 family protein; translated protein: MNLYSYQYLIHNFSIVNYLYLGLIIFVAAFILITGYIYYRNQNDFRFRNLFILVSLVGALVIALQAGRINEQRSSDSQTGQTVQILKSIAKQKHVPINQVYSSSNALSDGMTIKVGKHFYVLNFNNDKTNYSMKETRLVSHPKYITKGQFKFGGGDNNGVDYGTIALKFIVGFIMIVLQINLSGKGNLAPSNALDQLQNYILGGIIGGVIYNSQITVLQFVAILLIWSVIVFAIKFFTSQSNILDSIVNGTPQVLIQDGKVNVRRALKNGINANELSFKLRTDGINDISNVKTATLEQNGQLTATTYNDDSVNYPIITDGQIDLTTLKHLKLTTDDVNKLLKDQHVTLKNVYLGQFENGKLNLVLYPQNERITSKFKP
- a CDS encoding VIT1/CCC1 transporter family protein, which codes for MANQAKMSLAQKINVLRASVMGANDGILSIAGIVLGVAGASTSNWAILISGLAGMLAGTVSMSMGEYVSVNSQKDSERQAITTVRTALQTNYQAEFDYVEHKYRQTGMNATLAHQATSEMMADDPLTTVVRERYSFDPSKFTSPYAAAVASLISFPLGSLLPLISIFVGPARWHILTTFSAVIIALAITGYLAAILSKANRVRAVLRNVISGIVTMSVTYLIGALVGLVA
- a CDS encoding quaternary amine ABC transporter ATP-binding protein, whose amino-acid sequence is MTENNEKIKVDHLTKIFGPHINKAQELLSEGKSKEEILAKTGSTVGVDNANFTINDNEIFVIMGLSGSGKSTMLRMFNRLIEPTLGTIYVDGENIMQLDKKGLLELRRKKMSMVFQNFALLPDRTILENAAFGLEVQGVAKEERETKAHESLEMVGLKGYDHQLPSELSGGMQQRVGLARAITNDPDILLMDEAFSALDPLNRRDMQDELIDLQHKLHKTIIFISHDLNEALRIGDRILMMHNGDVVQIDTPEDLLTHPKNDYVKKFIQNVDRSKILTAGNVMIHPNTINIKKDGPKLALRRMKEDHISSIFAVDDDQHLLGLIDADDVIKLIENQQRDMSTVLKTGLPTTSPDTPIADLFNKISKSPLPYAVVDKDDRLEGIILRSTILEAMSGSNGNDEGGATNE
- a CDS encoding VIT1/CCC1 transporter family protein, which gives rise to MKHPVKAKSKQSMDEKLNNLRAGVLGSNDGILTVVGVLFSVGVATTNPFTIFIAGLSDLLACAFSMAGGEYASVSSQRDTEESAVAAEQRLLTTDYAGQRQDVIDYYQSRGISATTAQEIADDLLQKNPLQTLVAVKYDLQLGKYMNPWSAAGSSLVSAAAGGTLPLLAMTMLPQELKWSGTIVAVIIAVALTGFCSAKLGNGLVKIAIIRNVIVGILTMFIHYFVGIMLDHFI